A single window of Gossypium arboreum isolate Shixiya-1 chromosome 13, ASM2569848v2, whole genome shotgun sequence DNA harbors:
- the LOC108461352 gene encoding lanC-like protein GCL2 isoform X2 — protein MADRFFPNVLPDFVPETTQHEQQEIGDTLIKLLSMPYSSLSQHFKRTALDLKETVTLETWGITSQKVSDFTLYCGTLGTAFLLFKSYLLTNNTNDLSLCLAIVDACNSASLSSRDATFLCGRAGVCALGAVAAKYAGNQESLNHYLTPFREIKLSRDLPDELLYGRAGFLWACLFLNKHLGEGTITSTTTRAVVDEIIKNGRALGKKGGGSPLMFEWYGEKYWGAAHGLAGGNYPASEQDRKSDVLVHWCHGAPGIALTLVKAAEVFGDDEFLEAAVDAAEVVWNRGLLKRVGICHGISGNAYVFLSLYRKTGNVKFLHRAKAFACFLLDQAHKLISNGEMHGGDRPYSLFEGIGGMAYLFLDMIEPLGSRFPAYEL, from the exons ATGGCGGATCGTTTCTTTCCCAACGTATTGCCGGACTTCGTACCCGAAACAACACAACACGAACAACAAGAAATTGGAGATACTCTGATCAAACTTCTATCCATGCCTTACTCTTCTCTATCTCAACATTTCAAACGCACCGCTTTGGACCTCAAAGAAACC GTAACGCTGGAAACGTGGGGGATAACTTCGCAAAAAGTCTCCGACTTTACTCTCTATTGTGGCACTCTCGGTACTGCTTTCTTGCTCTTCAAATCCTATCTACTTACCAACAACACCAACGACCTCTCCCTCTGCTTAGCCATTGTTGATGCTTGCAACTCCGCTTCCTTATCTTCTCG GGATGCAACCTTTTTATGTGGTCGAGCGGGTGTTTGTGCTCTTGGTGCTGTGGCCGCAAAGTATGCTGGAAATCAAGAGTCGCTTAATCACTACTTAACCCCGTTTAGAGAG ATTAAGCTCTCAAGGGATCTTCCTGATGAATTATTGTATGGAAGAGCTGGGTTTCTATGGGCTTGTTTGTTCTTGAACAAGCATCTTGGTGAAGGGACTATCACTTCGACAACTACA CGTGCAGTTGTTGATGAAATTATCAAGAATGGCAGGGCCTTGGGGAAGAAAGGAGGAGGAAGTcctttgatgtttgaatggtaTGGAGAAAAGTATTGGGGTGCTGCGCATGGATTGGCAG GTGGGAACTACCCTGCAAGTGAACAAGATAGGAAGTCGGATGTTCTTGTCCATTGGTGTCATGGAGCCCCTGGGATCGCCCTCACTCTTGTCAAAGCTGCTGAG GTCTTTGGAGATGACGAATTTCTGGAAGCAGCTGTGGATGCAGCAGAGGTGGTGTGGAACCGTGGGTTGCTGAAGCGGGTAGGAATTTGCCATGGCATTAGTGGGAATGCTTATGTTTTCCTTTCACTTTACCGAAAAACAGGCAACGTAAAGTTCTTGCATAGGGCAAAAGCATTTGCTTGCTTTTTGCTTGATCAGGCTCACAAGCTTATATCCAATGGAGAGATGCACGGGGGCGATAGGCCCTATTCCTTGTTTGAAGGGATTGGGGGTATGGCATATCTTTTCCTAGACATGATTGAGCCCTTGGGTTCCAGATTCCCTGCATATGAGCTCTAA
- the LOC108461352 gene encoding lanC-like protein GCL2 isoform X1, translating to MADRFFPNVLPDFVPETTQHEQQEIGDTLIKLLSMPYSSLSQHFKRTALDLKETVTLETWGITSQKVSDFTLYCGTLGTAFLLFKSYLLTNNTNDLSLCLAIVDACNSASLSSRDATFLCGRAGVCALGAVAAKYAGNQESLNHYLTPFREIKLSRDLPDELLYGRAGFLWACLFLNKHLGEGTITSTTTRAVVDEIIKNGRALGKKGGGSPLMFEWYGEKYWGAAHGLAGIIYVLMDTELKPDEAEDVKSTLRYMIRNRFPGGNYPASEQDRKSDVLVHWCHGAPGIALTLVKAAEVFGDDEFLEAAVDAAEVVWNRGLLKRVGICHGISGNAYVFLSLYRKTGNVKFLHRAKAFACFLLDQAHKLISNGEMHGGDRPYSLFEGIGGMAYLFLDMIEPLGSRFPAYEL from the exons ATGGCGGATCGTTTCTTTCCCAACGTATTGCCGGACTTCGTACCCGAAACAACACAACACGAACAACAAGAAATTGGAGATACTCTGATCAAACTTCTATCCATGCCTTACTCTTCTCTATCTCAACATTTCAAACGCACCGCTTTGGACCTCAAAGAAACC GTAACGCTGGAAACGTGGGGGATAACTTCGCAAAAAGTCTCCGACTTTACTCTCTATTGTGGCACTCTCGGTACTGCTTTCTTGCTCTTCAAATCCTATCTACTTACCAACAACACCAACGACCTCTCCCTCTGCTTAGCCATTGTTGATGCTTGCAACTCCGCTTCCTTATCTTCTCG GGATGCAACCTTTTTATGTGGTCGAGCGGGTGTTTGTGCTCTTGGTGCTGTGGCCGCAAAGTATGCTGGAAATCAAGAGTCGCTTAATCACTACTTAACCCCGTTTAGAGAG ATTAAGCTCTCAAGGGATCTTCCTGATGAATTATTGTATGGAAGAGCTGGGTTTCTATGGGCTTGTTTGTTCTTGAACAAGCATCTTGGTGAAGGGACTATCACTTCGACAACTACA CGTGCAGTTGTTGATGAAATTATCAAGAATGGCAGGGCCTTGGGGAAGAAAGGAGGAGGAAGTcctttgatgtttgaatggtaTGGAGAAAAGTATTGGGGTGCTGCGCATGGATTGGCAGGTATTATCTATGTGTTAATGGACACGGAGTTGAAACCGGATGAGGCTGAGGATGTAAAAAGCACTCTTAGATACATGATTAGGAATCGATTTCCAGGTGGGAACTACCCTGCAAGTGAACAAGATAGGAAGTCGGATGTTCTTGTCCATTGGTGTCATGGAGCCCCTGGGATCGCCCTCACTCTTGTCAAAGCTGCTGAG GTCTTTGGAGATGACGAATTTCTGGAAGCAGCTGTGGATGCAGCAGAGGTGGTGTGGAACCGTGGGTTGCTGAAGCGGGTAGGAATTTGCCATGGCATTAGTGGGAATGCTTATGTTTTCCTTTCACTTTACCGAAAAACAGGCAACGTAAAGTTCTTGCATAGGGCAAAAGCATTTGCTTGCTTTTTGCTTGATCAGGCTCACAAGCTTATATCCAATGGAGAGATGCACGGGGGCGATAGGCCCTATTCCTTGTTTGAAGGGATTGGGGGTATGGCATATCTTTTCCTAGACATGATTGAGCCCTTGGGTTCCAGATTCCCTGCATATGAGCTCTAA